TTCGGATGTATTGATTGTGATCGGCATCGGAGGCTCTTACCTCGGCGCGCGGGCTGCAATCGATGCACTGAGTCACAGTTTTCATAATGATCTGGATGCTGATAAACGTAAAGGTCCAAAGGTCTATTACGTCGGAAATAACATCAGTTCCACGTACGTGACCCATTTACTGGAGGCCATCGAAGGAAAAGACGTTTCTGTTAACGTGATTTCAAAATCGGGAACAACAACGGAACCGGCGATTGCCTTTCGTATTTTCAAAAAACTCCTGGAAGATAAATATGGCACAGAAGAAGCACGTAAACGGATCTATGCCACTACAGACGCTGAGAAGGGTGCTTTAAAGAAGCTGGCTGCTGAAGAGGGGTATGAATCCTTTGTCATTCCGGATGATGTAGGCGGGCGTTTCTCCATCTTTACAGCCGTGGGTCTGCTCCCGATTGCAGCGACAGGACTTGATATTCAGAAAATGATGGATGGGGCCGCCGCGGCCCGCGAAGATTTCAGCACACCGGATCTTTTTAAAAACGAAGCCTATCAATACGCTGCGGTTCGAAATGCGCTCTACAATAAAGGCAAGACGATTGAAATGATGGTGAACTATGAGCCGGCGCTTCACTATGTCAATGAATGGTGGAAGCAATTATACGGTGAGAGTGAAGGAAAAGACGGCAAAGGCATTTTCCCGGCAGCCGGGGATTTCTCAACTGACCTTCACTCGCTTGGACAGTATGTTCAGGATGGTCGCCGTGATCTGTTCGAAACGGTGCTCCACGTCGGGAAAGTGAACGAAACCGTTACGATAGAGAAGGAAACGGAGGACCTGGA
This Salisediminibacterium beveridgei DNA region includes the following protein-coding sequences:
- a CDS encoding glucose-6-phosphate isomerase, with product MTEKMTFDYSNASRFLSEHELTNLQGAVNAAHEALHNQSGAGNDFLGWIDLPANYDKEEFARIQKSAEKIQSDSDVLIVIGIGGSYLGARAAIDALSHSFHNDLDADKRKGPKVYYVGNNISSTYVTHLLEAIEGKDVSVNVISKSGTTTEPAIAFRIFKKLLEDKYGTEEARKRIYATTDAEKGALKKLAAEEGYESFVIPDDVGGRFSIFTAVGLLPIAATGLDIQKMMDGAAAAREDFSTPDLFKNEAYQYAAVRNALYNKGKTIEMMVNYEPALHYVNEWWKQLYGESEGKDGKGIFPAAGDFSTDLHSLGQYVQDGRRDLFETVLHVGKVNETVTIEKETEDLDGLNYLAGKDMQFVNDRAYEGTLLAHIDGGVPNLILNIPELNEYHFGYLIYFFEKACGLSGYLLGVNPFDQPGVEDYKKNMFALLGKPGFETEKQNLENRLSKK